In Sphingobacterium sp. R2, the genomic stretch AAGGATCTTCTCATTGCTTTCTTAAACGAGCTCTTTAGAGGTCGGAAGGTTATTGCTGACCTGTATTATAACAAAAAGGAACATGTCGGTGATACAGCGGATATCGGTACCGTTATTTTTGATCTGACCTGTACGGCAGACAATGGGGAACGGTTTATTATTGAAGTGCAGCGCACGTCGCAGGTTAATTTGAAAAAGCGTATGCTCTACTACAGTAGTAAATTAATTTCGGATCAGGCACCTAAAGGCAACCGAAGGGCTTGGAATTATGCAATTAGCGAAGTCTATATCATTGTATTGATGGATGGATTTGCAATGCCTGATGCGGGGGAGGAGAAGTATTTTTTGCACGATATTTGTTTATGTTATCGAGATCATGGTAAAATATTTTATGACGATTTAGGCTTTATATACGTAGAACCCCGAAGGGCTCTATCATTCCTAAATAGAGAAATAAATTAATGATAAATTGGTTAACTTTGTTAAAGCTGAGGCAGAGTTAGTTAATGATTTAGATCGTTGGCTTTACGTACTCAAAAATATGTCTTCGCTAAATGGACTTTCCACTTATTTGCGTAAGCCTATTTTTAAGAAGTTATTTCAGTTAGCAGAGTATAGCAAACTAAAACCGGAGGAACGAGAGATGTACAACGTAAGTTTAAGGAATAAATGGGATGCCGAGAGTATCCGAAGTAGTCAGGAGGAGCAATTGA encodes the following:
- a CDS encoding PD-(D/E)XK nuclease family transposase, translated to MVNFVKAEAELVNDLDRWLYVLKNMSSLNGLSTYLRKPIFKKLFQLAEYSKLKPEEREMYNVSLRNKWDAESIRSSQEEQLRRAREKAMAEGRAEGIAEGEAKGKAEGEVMGKAEVIKNLLSSNKLSISEIAELADVTVEFVKQIEAEKAKGK
- a CDS encoding PD-(D/E)XK nuclease family transposase; protein product: MSELKQSKYIDITTDYGFKKVFGSDTNKDLLIAFLNELFRGRKVIADLYYNKKEHVGDTADIGTVIFDLTCTADNGERFIIEVQRTSQVNLKKRMLYYSSKLISDQAPKGNRRAWNYAISEVYIIVLMDGFAMPDAGEEKYFLHDICLCYRDHGKIFYDDLGFIYVEPRRALSFLNREIN